In one window of Coralliovum pocilloporae DNA:
- a CDS encoding DUF1402 family protein: MGFKLGAERICRYGVRIGLSLACAVAFTVWEPGALSVSAAEQKKSKTSETRKTGRRLSKVPPGNRNKIQPRIPFISSNRTRSHNKTFEQKFDRIVRTLTREHRLVRKIKSVSKTYGIEPIHMVGAIVGEHTYNYDNLDTLQGYYIKAASYLKLPIEFKHAGHNVEDFVQQPPFHRCNKLKRSSSVWACRERVWDKVYRGRRVDGVKYSSQKFGEAFFQPLFAGQSFGLGQLHPLTVLKMSDQVSRISKFKKLKETNEREVYRAAMDPDRSLHYMAAIIKDAITAYRTVGKVDISGNPGVVATLYNLGDPWARARSFRDRGRAYPEENYYGWLVNDRLKELSKLVK; encoded by the coding sequence ATGGGTTTCAAATTGGGTGCTGAGCGAATTTGCCGCTATGGTGTTCGCATCGGCTTGAGTCTGGCTTGTGCAGTTGCTTTTACCGTCTGGGAGCCTGGTGCACTGTCAGTCAGCGCTGCAGAGCAGAAGAAGAGCAAGACATCTGAGACCCGCAAGACTGGGCGGCGTCTGTCCAAGGTGCCGCCGGGCAACAGAAACAAGATTCAGCCCAGGATCCCGTTTATCTCGTCCAACCGGACACGGTCTCATAACAAGACCTTTGAGCAGAAGTTTGACCGTATTGTCAGAACATTGACCCGCGAGCATCGGCTCGTCCGGAAGATCAAGTCGGTTTCCAAGACCTATGGCATTGAGCCGATCCACATGGTCGGTGCGATTGTCGGAGAACACACCTATAATTACGACAATCTTGATACGCTGCAGGGGTATTACATCAAGGCTGCGTCCTATTTGAAACTGCCCATCGAATTCAAACACGCTGGCCACAATGTGGAGGATTTTGTTCAGCAGCCGCCTTTCCACCGGTGCAACAAGCTGAAACGCAGTTCATCAGTCTGGGCCTGTCGGGAACGGGTCTGGGACAAAGTCTATCGGGGTAGGCGCGTTGATGGGGTGAAATATAGCAGTCAGAAGTTTGGTGAGGCATTTTTCCAGCCCCTGTTTGCCGGACAGAGTTTCGGTCTGGGGCAGTTGCATCCGCTGACGGTTCTGAAAATGTCCGACCAGGTCAGCCGTATCAGCAAGTTCAAGAAGCTGAAAGAAACAAATGAGCGGGAGGTTTACCGGGCCGCCATGGACCCGGATCGATCCCTGCATTACATGGCCGCGATCATCAAGGATGCAATTACCGCCTACAGGACGGTGGGCAAAGTTGACATCTCGGGAAATCCGGGTGTGGTGGCCACACTCTATAATCTCGGAGACCCCTGGGCGCGGGCGCGCTCATTCCGGGATCGTGGTCGGGCTTATCCGGAAGAGAATTATTATGGCTGGCTGGTCAACGACCGGCTGAAGGAA
- a CDS encoding alpha/beta hydrolase has translation MIRHSKMFTAFVGAVALALVAGWASVASAASLKPYKDDLFAYPHVVESYYNGDYVRVGYDKRRDIHKRDEVPERRVQSYYVSKKPNWSQSVQTVKVNGRPVKHYTVGETDRARMIVFYIHGQGGNRHQGVNDWTFGGNFNRIKNLMVRNGGLYISPDVRDFSSGGVQDIRGLLRHYGARSSGAPIFIACGSAGGALCWELAKDDIARSFMSGILLMGSRHDASILRSSVFASRRNWLPIYIGHGTNDSVFDWKEREKFFLKVRSSYPGYPIRFTLFETGSHGTPIRMTDWRLTLNWMLAYRR, from the coding sequence ATGATCAGACATAGCAAGATGTTCACTGCTTTTGTGGGTGCTGTTGCCCTCGCACTGGTCGCCGGATGGGCGAGCGTTGCATCGGCTGCAAGCCTGAAGCCCTATAAGGACGATTTGTTCGCTTATCCGCATGTGGTTGAAAGCTACTACAATGGCGATTACGTCCGTGTCGGATATGACAAGCGCCGGGACATTCACAAGCGGGATGAGGTCCCCGAGCGCCGGGTACAATCCTATTATGTTTCGAAAAAGCCGAACTGGTCCCAGAGTGTTCAGACTGTCAAGGTCAACGGGCGCCCGGTGAAACATTACACGGTTGGTGAGACCGATCGTGCCCGGATGATTGTCTTTTACATTCATGGTCAGGGCGGCAATCGCCATCAGGGTGTCAATGACTGGACATTCGGCGGTAACTTCAATCGGATCAAGAATCTCATGGTCCGTAATGGCGGGCTGTATATTTCGCCGGATGTGCGTGATTTCTCCTCAGGGGGCGTTCAGGATATTCGTGGCCTGCTGCGCCACTATGGTGCACGCAGTTCTGGCGCTCCGATCTTCATTGCGTGTGGTTCGGCCGGTGGCGCTTTGTGCTGGGAGCTTGCCAAGGATGATATTGCGCGCTCGTTTATGAGCGGCATCCTGCTGATGGGCAGTAGACATGACGCGAGCATTCTACGCTCCAGCGTCTTTGCAAGCCGGAGAAACTGGCTGCCGATTTATATCGGCCACGGAACGAATGATAGTGTATTTGACTGGAAAGAACGGGAAAAGTTCTTCCTGAAAGTGCGGTCGTCTTATCCGGGGTATCCGATCCGGTTTACGCTTTTTGAAACGGGATCGCACGGGACACCGATACGCATGACCGACTGGAGATTGACGCTGAACTGGATGCTGGCCTACCGGCGGTGA